One window of the Eucalyptus grandis isolate ANBG69807.140 chromosome 6, ASM1654582v1, whole genome shotgun sequence genome contains the following:
- the LOC104448793 gene encoding lon protease 2, with protein sequence MAFPLHCPPPSPPLRISSPPAAAAAAAVPNPCPNLSSLAPPRLCLPRHRRRRRRPGSLRCSASSSSPENRRAGPASSSDAAELPLFPLPLVLFPGAVLPLQIFEFRYRMMMHTLLQTDLRFGVVYADSASGTADVGCVGEVVKHERLADDRFFLICKGQERFRVTGIVRTRPYLVARVDWLEDRPSSDGGDDLESLAGEVEAYMKDVIRLSNRLNGKGEKEVQDLRKNQFPTPFSFFVGSTFEGAPREQQALLELEDTAARLRREKETLRNTLNYLTAASAVKDVFPSS encoded by the coding sequence ATGGCCTTCCCTCTTCACTGCCCTCCCCCCTCTCCTCCCCTCAGAATCTCTTcccctcccgccgccgccgccgccgccgccgtgccGAACCCATGTCCCAATCTCTCCTCCCTGGCCCCTCCCCGCCTCTGCCTCCCCCGCCACCGGCGGCGCCGGCGGAGGCCGGGCTCCCTCCGGTGCTCGGCCTCCTCCTCGTCCCCGGAGAACCGCCGCGCCGGCCCCGCGTCCTCCTCCGACGCCGCCGAGCTCCCGctcttccccctccccctcgtcCTCTTCCCCGGCGCGGTCCTCCCCCTCCAGATCTTCGAGTTCCGGTACCGGATGATGATGCACACGCTCCTCCAGACCGACCTCCGCTTCGGCGTCGTGTACGCCGACTCCGCCTCCGGCACCGCGGACGTCGGCTGCGTCGGCGAGGTCGTCAAGCACGAGCGCCTCGCCGACGACCGGTTCTTCCTCATCTGCAAGGGGCAGGAGCGGTTCCGGGTCACGGGCATCGTCCGCACGAGGCCCTACCTGGTCGCCCGGGTCGATTGGCTCGAGGACAGGCCGTCTAGCGACGGGGGCGACGACCTCGAGTCGCTGGCCGGCGAAGTGGAGGCGTACATGAAGGACGTGATCAGGCTGTCGAATCGATTGAACGGGAAGGGAGAGAAGGAGGTGCAGGACCTTAGGAAGAATCAGTTCCCGACGCCGTTCTCGTTCTTCGTCGGGAGCACGTTCGAGGGCGCTCCTAGGGAGCAGCAGGCGTTGCTCGAGCTGGAGGATACCGCTGCGAGGCtgaggagggagaaggagacGTTGAGGAACACGCTCAATTACTTGACCGCTGCTTCCGCGGTGAAGGATGTGTTCCCATCTTCGTGA